gacatacatcaattacTATGTCAGTGGGTTaatgcatgacattaaagcacaacaaagtcagaggcgtctgaaatttaatctaagaaaACCGTAACATTGAGCAGAAACCTCTGCTATTTTactggagtacctgtattaataggggctgcagatgttcgtgcttctcatctgtgtccctgcaagctgatatcagacacactgaagatccGTGAGTTTCtagtgcttgtgtatgtatctgcttttttttaaatgttcctaTCGGACAGTTACTTCCACTTAAATCTGcttgtaaccggcaaagtttcaactcttgttttagcgcagcagctgattgacaggtgaagggTGGCACTTCACTTCTGtccaggacggattagcatttacacctcaaatgcggtgtggtcacatgcttttttttgcatgtttcgcactttaactttcaaattgaaaaggcaccacatgtgactttcagatttaaaagtgaaagtggagatttagagtaaaaaaggacttacatttttatctgtttctcacccacacctattatatcacttctgaagatatggatttaaacactggagtcttatggatttcttctGTTtccttttgtgatttttggagctaaaaagatctgatcaccattcacttgcattgtatggacctacagagctgagatattttcttaaaatcttcgtttgttttctgctgaatgaagaaagtcatacacatctgggatggcatgagggtgcgtaaacgAAGAgagaatttttggctgaactatccctttaacacattatATACATGGTACTTCAAAAAATACTATGGCCATGGTAACTCAGATGGTAGCTCCATTGAACAGTTTTTCCCTATTAACTGTTAACGACCATCTCAGAGGGTGTACTTACAAGGTTTCTACATACGAGTTCTCATCCACATTCCACACTTTCACCGATCGGTCGTGTGATGCACTGTAGAGGTCATGGGTCCCTCTTCTAAAGGCCAAACCCTGTGGGGAGAGACAGCATTATGACAGCTGTCTTTAGGAAATCAATAACAAAACCGTGACGCATTCAATATAAGAATAGAAAAGGGTCTGCAAGATTTGTATCattttttaactcttaaatgcacacctcaggtctttagtgacccgagaCCTCGTTTGACCtcctttacctcatccatttttggaGTTATACCCCCACTTCTTTAGTATTTCTTAAACTTTCTCTTATGAATCATCTAACAATAAAAAATCCCAAAATGgcagccaaaaaataaaaaataaagaaataaagaaaatcccAACTGTTTAATTAAtgaccaaaagtgtatagggtctttagtgaccagagatatgtaatagtgtcgcaACTCgcaatatatatttctaaaaatcacattttaatcattatttaaaatctatttaagtttactatcacagtataactattttttttgtttatatcaaCACAAATTAGTAATATGTTCATACAAATTACACCTATAttatgtctatttttttttttttttgtcattaactatttttattgattccaaactcaaatcaacacaaacagcacatgaaaacacggaatcagcTTTCATCAACATTCCATATGCCTGTACACATTcaaattatacatgttatttgttactcaaggtggcgctgttgtttcagtgattgaattgatttacatttgacaatgCTATTTGATGAAAGCaatatggaagtaaactatagcaattacaacacatgaacagtatgatttgactATTAACATTTAGGTGTACTACTATATCTATTTAGACtgaataagtgcctgagaaaatacatacagtatatgcaagtcttaagtgtatatatgtgttaCATGTATATGTGTTAAATGTGTTGCTTGTGTTAGGTGTAGCTCAACATGCATTTGACAGCCAGTTGagtctcataaaatttcagcaTGGGAAGTACTAAATCCTgttctatcatttgttgcatcatctctttgatataagaaaaacacaagaatgtaacaaataaaacaatttattttcaaatagtcttaaaaatgctttaaaaaatgtaaactatctgggcattttgtagatccatttgtgatagatatgtaAGTGTCGGGTCGATAAAAACCCAAGGTATGTAATAATATTTGGCAAAATGCCcatgcatttaaagggttaaaaacaagaatgaatttatttacttttttttttttttttaattagtagtACTGCCCTGAGAAGCTATTTGACCCAAATTACACAGTTGAATTTTTTATATGCTTGGTTCTTtatgttttcaaattaaaattgtaatttcagtaattattttgtcttttggaatatacttaaagagcacctattatggtttttaaacgtgcctaattttgttttaaaggtgtcatacaatagatttacatgcatccaaggtcaaaaaacactttaatttgctcataatttaaattgcagcattacctttttttcccagtgtcaaaaacggctcgttcaatgatccgttctaaaggattcattctaaactcctttcagagagcctacactgctctgattggtcagatgccccagtctgttgtgattggtctaccgcttagtgtagtgtttgagggcgggtcaaagctgttcgcgagcagccaatgaagaccagaggcgggttttttgttaccaaattacataggttagtacaggaagtaagtctggaattactaacgactcgtttcaggtgttcagaatcggttctttcttttgggagtcagtaactccatttgtcgtgcactttgatttttgaaactttgcagacttttttacattcacaaacagctatataatacactacatgaaaggtaatatttcaAAAACcttaataggtgctctttaaatatcTGTTATGCAACATCCTCGGGTCAGTACTACATAAACAAAATGGAAATTTTAAGACGactattattttctgttattacaaatTCTGCAAAGGTTGTGTAAACTTGTGCATACAACTGTCTGTCTAAATAAGAAGAAACTTTTACTCACCGACACGCCGTCTCTGTGTCCAGTGAATTTGTACAGGTGTTTACATATTGCCGCGTCCCAAATCATGATAAGTTTATTCATGTCCCCAGTAGCCTATTGAATAAAAAAAGCACACTTTGTAAATGACAGTTTTTGTTTACAAAAGTCCTGCTTAAATTGAAAAATTTCTCATCTTGCAAAGTCAAAGAGAGAAATGCCATGAAGTGCATGACAGAGAAGGTATAATGTAGATCAAAGCAAAGGTAGTTCTCAGAGCTGTGACACTTGCTGGAAGAATGACTTCTGCAGATTCCAAGAAAAACAACAGCTATCCTAATCTATTACACATTATCTAAACATTAGCGGTGTTAAGACAATGCATTGCTCAGGATTCAGACTGCTTATATTTACAGGCTGTCCTTATCTCTTAGGGCTGGTTATCAAATCAGATTTTCCAATTCGATTCTGATTTCAATTCAATTTGCACCCCAGCCAAATGAAGATCATGTTTAATCGGAACATAGATTTTTATTATCCAGCCCTGTTACTTAGAAACCTTCTAGTGGTGTATGCTTTGAAACTGCAGTTTCATTATCCTGAGCCAAGGGTGGTGAAAAAATGGATGTCACTGCACCATCAGTAACCCTCACTAGCAGTTCTCACCAGGTATTTGCCATCAGATGATATGGCCATACACAGGACGTGAGCGGTGTGTCCCACATGTCTGTCTTCAGTTCCTTTTCGTCCCCCTGCAATCTTGTGGACCTTCTTTCCACTCTCCACCTCCCCTGGAAATgatatgcattatttatttagaaGCTTCCATACATAGTAACTGAATCTACGTTACTGCAAGTTCCGAATAGTTTTAATTCCCTTTGAAGCACCCGAAACACCCACTGAATTGAAAATGTGTAGACAATGTTAAAGCAGAGGGATTTGTGAGACTCACATTTGATGATGGAGCAGTCTTTGCTTGCAGAGAAGATGTATTTCTCATCTGGGGTGATGACGAGACATGTGACGGACAGTTTGTGTCCTCTCAACAATCTGATCTCCGCTGGATCTGGAGCTACAAGCTGGTAACATTCAGAAGAGAGGTAAGATTATCATCAGACAAACATTAATCATGCTCGATATTAATCTGTAGTCACAGGAAGCAAAGGGAACATTGCTCACCTCTTTGGCTATCAGTCTTTGCAGCTTACCCCTCTGTTCCAGCTGTGATGGACAAATAAGAGCGATGTGATTACTTGAGTAAAAGATCAAAGAGCATTACAACAGTTTTGATGAACAGGATCAAGTGGACATACCACATCCTCCTGTAGTCTTCCAGCTATCAGATCCGTTTCAAATGATTCTTCCTCGACTCGTTTCTCTTCTGCCAATGAAAGTGCAAATAATTGTTTCAGATAGATTGTATGTGTCTATTGTAGCTCAATGGGTAGAGACCAGTACAAGCAAtgtcatccacccatccatctatcCTTTCACTCAtaattatttgtcaatgacccatatgcAGTTGAGAACAGCGTAAGTGGGAGATCAGATATTTGGATAGTTGATCTTACACACCTTCCTCTCTCAACTGTTCCAGGTAAAGTTTTGCCAGCCGAAGTTTCTTCTCCTGCGGTGTCTCCTCAATCTCTTCGTCGTCATTTTCATTCAGATATTTTTTTGGTACAGGACCACTGAAGAAAGACAAAAGACATAGGGATTCTTTATTAACACACTCATATGATAGCAGCATTCATCCAAAACACATTTTAGAAGTTTAGTCACCTCTCATTTTCTGAGTCACTCGATACTTCTTCGTTTAGCCGTTTATTCAGCTTTTTTGATCTCCCTTTGCCATCATCTGTGTTACTCTAAAAATGCAAAAGACCAAGCAACATCGAAACCATATCTACTTGGAACTATAAAGCTTGTATTGCATTAGtttgagatagatagatagataaaagaaataataataataataataatatgatatatatatatatatatatatatatatatatatatatatatatatatatatattatattatattatattatactatatttaaaaaaagaaactctACACACAGTGCTATAAGTTAACTATAAACTCACCTTTCTTTTTAAAACAGGCTGCTTGTCTCCTATATTAGGCGTCGCAGCTATGGTCTTTTTCTTTATAAAGAAATTTGACATGATGTATCATAAAAGTGATTCAGGATTATTTGAATTCACTTTAGTGGTGTTTAGCTGCCACTCACATGGGCACACACAGGCTGCTTCCTGCAGTTTTTCTTCATGAATGTTTTACTGGTTCATTTGCGCCAAAGCGCCGCCTAGTGCACTGACGTTGATAATGACTATACGTGtttgtattattgtttatttatttattttcatgcttATCTCATGCTTTTTAGTTACAcctttatatatttctttattaccTCCatatattttttgtacttttgtaTACGTCTGTGTCTTAACACAGAATAGTTTTTAATTAAACCTTAAATACTTCTTATTcttcttttaatacatttttattctcgTCTTTATTTCTCTGTTTAAATTTGATGCAACAACCAGTCgaagacaaaaataatttttccacCTGTATAATGACAATAAGAGCTTGTGCacctataattattattaatagtagtagtattagtagtagtattatatCAAGTATCAAGGCTGTGTTCTTTCCCCTCTACTTTTCTCCTTGTACACTAACAGCTGCACGTCCAGTCAccagtctgtcaagctcctgaagtttgcggaTGACACCACCCTCATTGGGCTCATCTCTGGTGGGGATGAGTCCGCCTACAGGTGGGAGATTGATCATCTGGTGACCTGGTGCAGTCAGAACAACTTGGAGCTCAGTGCTGTGCAGACAGTGGAGATGGTCATAGATTTCAGGAAGAACCCAGGCCCACCCACCCCCATCATCCTGTGTGACTCTCCAGTTGACACTGTGGAGTCCTTCCGCTTCCTGGGAACCATCATCTCCCAGAACCTCAAGTGAGAGCTGAACATCAGCTCTCTAATTAAAAAAGCACTGCAGAGGATGTACTTCCTGCAGCAGCTGAAGAAGTTTAACCTGCCGAAGACAATGATGGTGCACTTCTACACCTCCATTATTGAGTCCATCCTCACCTCCTCCATCACCATCTGGTATACTGCTGCCACTGCCAAGGACAAAAGCAGACTGCAGCATGTCATTCGTTCTGCTGAGAAGGTGATTGGCTGCAATCTGCCATTTCTCCAGGACCTGTATGCCTCCAGGACCCTGAGGCGGGCAGAAAAGATCATGGCCGACCCCTCCCACCCAGGACACAATCTCTTTGAGACACTCACTTCCGGCAGGAGGCTACGGTCCATCAGGACCAAAACGTCAcgccacaggaacagtttcttcccgtCTGCAGCTGGCCTCATAAACAAGGCCTAGGACTCCACTGTCTCTTATCCGACCTCCATAGACACTACGCATTACATTAACATAGTTTCTACATCTGTCTTGCATCAACTTAAAGAACATTTATCTGTTCTATTGCACTTTTTATTATACTCAAACTGAACTTTTTTGTGAACTGTGAACAGTGAACATTTGTATTTTCTATGGttcatattctgcacatattttgcacatccctgcacaactgcacatattttgcacaactgtacagctcctttattaaaaccagtCAGTTTACTTTTTCTCTATATATTGTATCTTAAATACAGTTTATTATTGATCTTACTATGTTacttgtttattgttattgtatgcatcaaacgccaaggcaaattccttgtatgtgaaaacttacttggcaataaagtcaattctgattctgattctgatattaataaaaataataataataataataataacaataataataataagtaagcTCACTCTAAACCCTCTTTTTTATCTCAAGGCAAACTTAATGAcagctttttttccatttttttttttttttttctctttactcTGGTAATGTTTTGTTGAAATTTTCCTATCTACATATAATTTCTTGTGATTTTATTACATATGAATCAATAGACATGCATGTCTATAGGGTACAATgtggctaaaggcaccccttatggtaatttagcttttttctggtcacaaaatatggagcaacataatttgtgtgagaaGAAATAATAATGTAAGGTTGTTTCGAGTAAACTTCAGCTATTAAAAAAAGGTGTAAATGGTGTAAAAGGCTCCCTCgtctggggtaaaaggctcccagggggtttaaagtgatatcatgtagataaaggggcaatagttatagtgcaaaatttatCAAatgatgcaaataattttgagacaccaaAATGCTTTTTTGAGTGACAAATTACGATGATGcttaactacttcagaaaaagtcaaccatttcctgttaatttcaacacagtTGGCATTTTagtacatctcaagtattctataaacaatcTAATCTCTATgcttggatgagtcaatgtgggggtcgctgccggccgccgagagccagaggaaccgctgccatccaccgagaaggggaggagcggttccgtccaccaggggtcggagggctcgctgccgtctgctgggggaggagcgagctgtcgtccaCCAAAGGAGCAGTTGAGGTCTgggcgacagcgtgtccaggAACCagtgagcaagtttttctctctctctctctctgtgtgtctcccgcccaccctttccctctctccaTGCCTCCCCTCACCTCaaccccaggttcccaggaggggGGTGGACCACCAGTTGAtggaatggccggaagggcagcatcacccctccagagatgggggggggagtAGGTCAGTCCGGTGGTTCCCCAGCCTGAATCTGGCAGGGGAGGAATGTGACaatgaggagggcgtggccaggccgtgagggtgcacggccggcgctgaatctgacaatcagcgggagagcgagataaaggggtgacggagatgccagttcgagagagagagagagagagagagacagagagacacatgcggccatgtcgcatgtgtgtctgtgtccttattttttatgttgttttaagttcatttatatcattacattttatgttgactgttcagccggttcccgcctcctctttgccTGTCCTTACACTGTTacaggagccttttaccccgcggggcctttagccctgttgtaccctaaatTAGGGCTGCCGAAATTAAAgcattaacgcatgtgattaatttaaaatgtttgacatgtaaaaacaattatcgcgattaaagcatttaccaatttgacattagattctgacatttagttcagctctgtgtgagttctaAAAACTGACTGAAATAGGGCAGAATGTTTGTGAAGTGTCtccaagtgatggagaaaggacctatTAACCGTATTTTTTGGTCGAAAACAATCCCAGATGGGATTGATAAGCCGCATTCACATGACCCGCTGGAGTTAAGCATCAGCATTTCCCTGGTGTCGCGTTGCGCTTCCGTCTTACCGGACGGTAagataaatgcattttaacaggaaaataagtatatataaagTCACATTTCAGCACATTCAATAactgcgattaattgcgattaactgtGAAAAACATATAAATAGTATAAATAGTTTAATATTCTGACAGATAATAATATGCATATATTATGCTCTCTGTAAAGCACTCTCTAcaaatactttatttaaaaaataaaaacatttgtttttaaaagggaattttaattttatgttatattttatatgtttatgtATTAAATATGGTTACTGCCTCAGTCATGGTCagctgtgctctctctctctctctctctctctctctctctctctttactgtGCTGTGTTGCTGGATTCACCTGCAGTCCTCTGGCTCCACACACACAGTGTAATTGCTCTGTCTATAGATGATACACTATATTCCACTAATGGACTGACCTGCACATCATGTATATCTGCCTCCATAATGGCTTCCGCTGGTGCTATCAGTCAGTCTTAAATGCAAAGACCAGCAGACCCAAGCACAACTCCATCAAGCTCTCTATTCAACACATTTAGTGAGTCCTGGATAAACTCAGTCTTCTTTAAATGACTCATGGAGAGATCCTGGATTTTGgaaatttaaattatgttggaCCAGACTTACTACATCATGGAAATCAGGTAAGATTATTTCTTTATACTCATAAAAATTGTGTCACTAAATTTAGGGGTAAGACCTTACATTatctgtttttgtttaataaatgtaaacTATATTGAAGAGTGAATCTAGAGGTTTTAGCTTTTAGTTATGTgcaaaaaattcacatttaatcTTAAATACATAAGTGATCGATTCATTTTATATTAGAAAACTGATTTTAGTTAATATTAAATGCTTGTTCATTGTTTCTAATCTAGAGCACACAGTGCTTAAAGGGcatatattttatagtttattatGTAGTGCACACTCGTGCAAACAAACGTGTTTTAGTTCATGTTGATGTGGTTTATACACTAGAGTGTGTTTGTGAGGTTAAAGAGTACAGAGTGAAAGCAGGACACCCCTTTCATAACTTTCATAACACAAAACCTGCACATCTGATTATGAGATGACCTGATAGTCTCGACTGCGCACAAGAGATtactgacagaaaaaaaaaaaaaaaacatgtcacatGGATTAACATTGGAACATTTGGGGGAGTGTGGGGGGGGGaggtatataaatacatttactgtatagatACATTTCTATGATAAATATCTATTTTAACATCTAAGTTTAAAGACCaaatcttaaaggtgaagtgtttaataaatgtaatttctaCATATTCAAACTGGTTTTGCCATTGTTCGACAAACAGATAATCCCAGTCCAAACGTACGCTAATGTTACAATGTCGGGCTAACAGACAGAGGTCATTTTCGACAGCGATATAGAGCCACAATATTGGGGaaacttatagctgtctctgcataataaACTAGAACtagtattttacagtaatagTTTGTCTACGCACTGGTCTCTGTGATCAGAACTTTTCTACGCACTACAGTGAAACTACAGTAAAAAACAGCTGTGTGATGAtgtctttcattgtaagtgtatcATGTCTGTGTTGTGATTGTATTGTAGTGATGTGCAGGTAACAGTGAGCTCACACTAATGCTAATGCAAGAGAAACCCCAGCAGCTGCAGCCAAACAAGCACACTCATTATACTCCACTTCAAAAGGTTACGGCACCATGAGCGCTGTGAATAGAGCACTATGAATTATTCTGTCTGATCAAGACCCCCTTTTTCTCTCAGAGTTTAGACTCCCATGTTCAAGACAAATTATGACAATGCACTGGAAATGTTTCACTAATAGCCTGTTAATTCTGAAATATTCCTGTATTTTCCTGAAACCCGCCATTTTCCACCTTACAAAaagtgcattgttttgtttttttttaccccaaattatatttttcttaaaaattaaaaagccaaattttaattaaaataatatatggaTTAACGAGTAATGAAAATTATACTTTCATTAACTTAAAGAATCTATATATcatggtacactgtaaaaaaaaaaattgtcaagtaACCTAAAAATTTGAATTTGGGTAAAATGTGAAAATGGAAAATGTCACCTATtgcatgtccaggtcacattaatggaaaaaaataaaaatacagtatatataagaacaaattatattttgcataaagaaaattaagcctattttaggaccattaagattttctatcttaatggtcctaaaataggcttaattttctttatgcaaaatataatttgttcttatatatactgtatttttatttttttccattaatgtgacctggacatgttcttgacagcgTTTTTCATCActatgtgttccctgggaatcaaaccattaccatggcattgctagcaccatgctctaccatttgagctacaggaacacaatATTCcacagtattaccatctgataccatcactgtaccattgtACAGCCACAGCACTCATTTGTAAAGACCACAACACAAGTGGCAAAAACTTGAAATTGCTGAGGATGTGTTAACtttaattaaactgattttttaattttctgttattttttcaACAGATCTGACCTTTGACCTCAAGACCAAAGAGTGGCCAAATCAGGCTTGTGGAAGATGGAGAAGCCCAGAGTTCTGTTTCATGCTTGGTGTACCACACTGTAAACAATGGAGACATCAGGATTACCTCCAGCACCAGAGCTTAATGAAACCCAACTTAATGAGACATTGAGCCATGGCCACCCAATGCATCTGGCACCCAGCATGCAGTTAGGGAGCATGTCCAACCCGCAGTCACGTTTGCAAGACATGATGGGGCTTGTTGTCATGGTGATACTTAATGTGGTAGCACTCTTGGCTAACAGTGGCGTTTTAGCAGTAGTAGTAAAAGCGCCCCATCTCCGCAAGTTCATCTTAGTCTGTCACCTGTGCATTGTGGATTTGTTATGTGCCGCCCTGCTCATGCCTCTTGGCATTGTCTGTGGCTCGCCATTCTTCGCTGGTGTAGTTTTTTCCGTACTCGAATGCAGGTTGTACGTGTTCCTCAATGCCTTTTTAATATCTGCCTCGATATTCACAGTAACTGTAATTAGCATTGAACGCTACTTTTACATCGTACATCCCATGC
This DNA window, taken from Myxocyprinus asiaticus isolate MX2 ecotype Aquarium Trade chromosome 37, UBuf_Myxa_2, whole genome shotgun sequence, encodes the following:
- the LOC127428326 gene encoding U3 small nucleolar RNA-interacting protein 2-like, coding for MSNFFIKKKTIAATPNIGDKQPVLKRKSNTDDGKGRSKKLNKRLNEEVSSDSENESGPVPKKYLNENDDEEIEETPQEKKLRLAKLYLEQLREEEEKRVEEESFETDLIAGRLQEDVLEQRGKLQRLIAKELVAPDPAEIRLLRGHKLSVTCLVITPDEKYIFSASKDCSIIKWEVESGKKVHKIAGGRKGTEDRHVGHTAHVLCMAISSDGKYLATGDMNKLIMIWDAAICKHLYKFTGHRDGVSGLAFRRGTHDLYSASHDRSVKVWNVDENSYVETLFGHQDKITGLDCLSRERCVTAGGRDRTVRVWKIAEESQLVFHGHEGSIDCIQLINEEHMVTGGDDGSVSIWTVNKKKPVSTMKQAHGIHGNTGLEQPYWVSSVAALHNSDTVASGSHNSAVQLWKCGQGFRDLEPLFSVPVTGFVNSLKFSNSGKFLVAGVGQEHRLGRWWRIKEAKNGLYIIPLKRQIKEQDVTCPDN